The genomic segment CCACGATGGAGCACTAATGACAGACGGGTCTGCGCAACAGGTTGAGGTGCTGCAGGCCAACGTCAACCACTGCGCCCGTGCACAGGACCTGCTAGTCCAGCACGTGGCGGAGTGGTCTATTGGTGCTGCCGTCGTGGTGGAACCGTATTGTGTCCCCCCCCTTCCTACTTGGGTCGGAGATGCGGACGGGCTGGTGGCAATCACCTCTCCCCGAACTGGGGATCGCCCGCCTCTCTCGAGAATCGACAGTGGCCCGGGTTACGCGGCGGCAAGATGGGGAGAGTTTGTCATAGTCGCGGCATACTTCTCCCCCAATAGGCCGCTGCGGGCCTTTGAGGATTTTCTCGAGAGAGTGGGTGAGGTAATTGGGAGAGCGGCACCAGCACCGGTGCTACTGATGG from the Plodia interpunctella isolate USDA-ARS_2022_Savannah chromosome 20, ilPloInte3.2, whole genome shotgun sequence genome contains:
- the LOC128678933 gene encoding uncharacterized protein LOC128678933, which gives rise to MTDGSAQQVEVLQANVNHCARAQDLLVQHVAEWSIGAAVVVEPYCVPPLPTWVGDADGLVAITSPRTGDRPPLSRIDSGPGYAAARWGEFVIVAAYFSPNRPLRAFEDFLERVGEVIGRAAPAPVLLMGDLNAKHSAWGSPVDDPRGEALYDWAVGAGLEVLNRGNVDTCVRRNGASIVDISLASPVIAARVVDWRVLEDVETLSDHRYIRMGVSNRPQRPVQGLRGRARRFP